The sequence ggggCCTCGTGCGGGTATTTCAGGGTTCCCACACCCGCCTCCCTGCACTGCATCCCTatgccagggatggggaatcCCCACTCCTGTCCTGACGCCTCGCATCCTGCTCCCATCTGGCCTTTACCCCGCTGCCTTTCGCAGCTGGAGGGATCCGGGCACGTGTAACTAGATTTGCAGCCCTGGATCAGTCACAGCTGTCTCGTCATTGCTGCAGGTCTGCCGGCTGACACGCTGCAGGGCCACCGAGACCGTTTCCATGAGCAGTTTCGCAGGTAACCTGGGGCCGAGGTGGGGCGGTGGGGTCCCCTCCCTCCTGCCGAGCTCCCTCCTGCCGAgcttcctccccacctcccctgtGAGcggtttttctttctcccctctccagcCTCAAAAACTTCTTTAAGAAAGCATCAGACATGCTGTATTTCAAGCGGCTCATCCAGATCCCTCGGCTGCCGGAGGTACGGCAGGATTGCAGTGTGGTGCTTGTGTGCGATGCTTTGGAGAGCTTGTGGGTGTAGGGTGCACAGGGGTGTCCCCATGGGTGGGTTCAGGTTCTAGGGACACTGCAGAGAGACCCACTGGCACATCTCAGTGGCGTAGGGATGActgcctccctgccctcagCGATCTGCCTGCAGTGGTTCCCAAAACCGCAGACAATGCCGCCACAACTTCTTGTCTGCACAGAGTCCTCCAAACTTCTTGCGGGCATCTGCGCTGGCGGAGCACGTGAAGCCAGTGGTTGTCATCCCTGAGGAAGCCCCTGAGGATGAGGAGCCAGAGAACCTCATCGAGATCAGCACAGCTACCACGACAGAGCCGCAGGTGGGGGCatgggggtgggatggggaccctggggttggggggacaggcacctgcagcccagctcagctCGGCACCCTCTGTCTTCTCCAGATCACCTCAGATATATTTGAGCAAACCTTTGGGCCACCCAATGGCATTCGGGATGACAGGTATGGGGGGCCAGCAGTGGGAGTGGTGGGGTGGCCGCCGGCATGTGGGACTGACCTGCCTTTGTCCACAGGGATGCACAGATTGACAGCCTGAAGAAGGAGGTGGACATGCTCCGTGCAGAGATGGAGAAGATTAAACTGGAGGTAAAGCTTGGCCAGGGAGCAGCCAGCGTGCGAGAGCGGGGTGTTTTTTGGTGCTGCGGTGTGGAAACCCTGATAGGATGCAGCAGGAACAGGGTCCTGCCGCccagcgctgtgttttggggcCTCTCCCAGTGCTGGGACCTGACTCCTGGTGGAGGTTGGGTGAAGGCATGTGAGGGCTGTCCCTTGCTGTCCTGACTGCTGTTAGCAGTGGGACCGAGCAGCAGCGATGGCTGAGGGGGGAGCTTTCCTGTGCATCTCACAGCTGCTTTGCCCAGTCTGCAGCTGAGTGCCCGAATAAGGATGTTGGGGAGGGCAGAGGCGTTATTGACATCGGCGCAGGGCAGTGCCTGAGTGCCTGACGGTGTCCCGCAGGCACAGCGGTACATCACGCAGCTCAAGGCGCAGGTGAACAGCCTGGAGGGTGAAGTGGAGGAGCAGcgcaagcagaagcagaaggcGCTGGTGGACAATGAGCAGCTGCGGGATGAgctggagaggctgcagagggCGAAGCAGGACAGCGACAGGTCCCAGCGGCTTTGTGCGGAAGCAGAAAGTAGGTGCCCTACAGCACCCGTCAGCCGCGGGACACCCGTGCTGCGGTTGCTGACGCTTTCTCGCCCCATTCAGAGAAAGCCAACGCCACCGAGATCCGCTATACGAAGCTGAAGGAGAAGCACAGCGAGCTCATCAACACACATGCCGAGCTCCTGAGGAAGGTAATTCTGCTGCCCGTGCCAGGTAGGGACCGACTGCTGCCTTCATCCCACTGCCACCACCGGTATGGCTCCTGCGTGCCCAGCCCCATCGGTATTTGGCCCATCATCCTGCACCCAGGGACCTCTGCGCGCCGGGTGGGGGGCACCCCTTGAATTCATGTCCCCTGGCAGTCAGCATTTTCGATGCCGTGTGAAAGGCATCTTGGAGTTATCCCAAGCCAGAATTTGGTCAGGATGAGTCAGCGATGGTGAGGGTCCCCTGTGGGAATGCCCAGTAAGCCCCCTGTCCCCACACAGAACGCCGACACTGCCAAGCAGCTGACAGTCAcgcagcagagccaggaggaggTGGCACGTGTCAAGGAGCAGCTGGCGTTTCAGGTGGAGCAGGTCAAGCGAGAGGCCGAGATGAAGgtgagccagcacagccccggATCCTGCCCAGCCACCAGGCTTCGCTGGCCGGCCCTGAGCCCTTTCCAGCCCAGGAAGCGGTGGCTGTGCACAGCTTGGGTGCAAGGGGTCAGGATGGTTGTTGATGTCGGTTTCTGATCAGGAAAGCATTGCCCTGGCTCCTGGGGGAGATGCTAATGCATGCTTTGGTCCCTCTTGCCCATATCACCCTCTTCTTTGCCCAAGAAAATGGCACAATGCAAATTGATGGGTTTGGGTGCTTTTGTTCTCTGGGCCCCAAGTGGGGGCTGCTCTCAAAATTCCTGCCCTGGGGAAAAGACGCCTTTCAGGAGACCCCCGACAAGACCCTGAAAACCCCTCCTGCAAAACATGGCCGGATTTGTTCCTGCCATCCTGGCTGTGTGCCGGTGCCAagtggggctggagcatgtttgcagcagctgagccGCTGGCGCGGGCATGTGTTTGCAGCTGGAGGACCAGAGCGTACAGATGGAGCAGCTGCGGCAGGAGCTGGATGCCCGGCGGGATGAGCTGGACCAGGCACAGCGCTCGCTGAGCCACGCCAAGCAGGTACGAGGCTGGCAGCACAGGATGCGCCCAAATCCCCATCCCAAATCCCCGTCACACAAGATGGCACAGCTGCCACCACTGCCAAGCCAGTGGCACAAACAGCAGTCTGAGGAGCCGTCGTGGGGCTGAACATGGGTCTGCTCCATCGGGGTCATGAGCAGGGCATGTCCTCTGCTCCCTCTGCGGAACTGCTGGGCTCACAGGCAGGTGGCAGGTTGAGTGACAGGGGTCTCCTGGCCCCGCTGGCAGGCAGGTGTGGAGCTCAGCGCCCAGGTGGAGGCCCTGCACGCTGAGAAGGAGGTGCTGAGGCGGTCAGTGAGTGAGAAGGAGTGTGAGCTGCTCTCTGCGCGTGGCCTCGTTGAGgagaaggagctgcagctgagccaggAGGCAGACAAGGCCACGAGGGAGATCCgagagctgcagggcaggctcCTGGATAAGGTATGGTGTGGAGGGCCCACTGCCCCTCTGCTCGCTGGGGTGAGATGTGTTTGGGGGTGCTGAGCAGTCAGGTGGCTCAGCTGAGCCATCACCAGTGTAGGCAGAGGGATGTGACTTGCTCTAGCGATATTGGGATGCTTGGGTCTAATCCTGCAAAGGGGTTCTCGAGGGATATGTTGGTGATGGGCCACGGTGACAGGGGTCTTGTGTCCAAGTTGTGTCACTCGCTTGTTCCTCCCACCCCACAGAGCAACCaggagcagagcctgcagcagaagctgctggaccAGCAGTTTGGCATCCTGCAGGAGGCGGTGCGGGAAGCAGAGGACATCCTTCGTGACGCGGTGGCCAAGCTGGATGACCCGCTGCACGTGCGCTGCACCAGCTCCCCAGGTATGTCCCCCTTGACCACGGGGGTTGCGACCTGcagccccttctccctccaAGATGGATAATGTTGCATCTCAGCTTCCCCCAGGCATTTTTTCCTACCAAACATCATGCCCAAGGAGGTGGGGGTCAGGCTTTCCAGGAGTGAATTTTTAGCTCTCATCTCAGTGCTCTTTTGCTCAGATTTTAGTGCTGTTCCTCAGCCAGGGCTTTGAGGACCTGAGCTATTCTGGCTTCTGCTCAGTGGTGCCTCGTGGAGTCAGTACTCCTCGTGGAATCGGTCCTTGTGCTTATTCAGTCCCTCAGCAGCCTGACCGTGCTAATGAAGCTAAATTTGTTGCAGATTACCTGCTCAGCCGGGCGCAGGCAGCGCTGGAGTCCACGGATGCCCTGGAGAACGGGCACGCGCAGTACGTGGCCTCCATGGCAGGtacctggggctggggaccggTGGCATTGCTTGcatcttgcttttatttttatacatccagcagcccccagctgctTCAGGGCCGTTGGCAAGCGTGCAATGCCCTGGTGATGGAGGGACGTGGTGGGTGGAGTTGGTGGGTTCCCGTGTGCTCGTTCAGGGAGCAGCCGGCAAACTAGAGGGGTCAATGCCGACTTCTCCAAGCTTTTGTGCTGATCCTGGGGTGCCTTTGAGGGcgggctgcagctcccaggacaTGGCACGGGGTGCCCTGGGTTGGCAGCACCTGACCACATCCCCTCGCCAGCAGATGCTGCGGGGCTGGTGGGGGCTCTGGCCCTCTTCGCACACCTGACGGCTGACACCATCGTGAATGGCAGCGCCACATCCCACCTGGCTCCCACTGACCATGCCGACCGTGAGTGCTGGGCATGGAACACAGCAGGCATTGGGTGGGATTTTTGGCTTATGAGGCTTCTTTTTTGGGGCGGCCATGCCAAAGCCCCTGCCACCAGGGGTTGGATATGGGACAGATCTTCCCTGGGGGCAGCACATGCTCCCCGTGCTCCTCTTCCCAACATTCTGTCCCGTCTGGTGCCCCTTCCTGGGTCAGGAACATCGCTTTGCTCCTGGAAACTGATTTATGGTCTTCTGCAACAGATTTTCCAGATGCCGCTGCTGCTTGGCATCATCTCTGTGgctgaggggaggaggaagaagagggtgggagggctgggaaggagggacCTCTGGCCCAGCGAGGGGCCCAGCACCAACCCATCCTTTCCCCAGGGTTGACAGAGACGTGCCGGGACTGCGGGCAGCGGAGCCTGAACTACCTGGGCAAGCTGAAGGACAAGCAGACGCTGCGGTGTGCTGAGCTGGGGGATGTGCGGCAGGCATTGCGGGGGGTCCTGCAGCTGGCCCAGGTAGGAGATGGAGCCCAGCGCACCCACCCACCTTCGTCGCCGTGGCTGCCAGGGTGGGTGATTTGTTGGCACTGGtatttcctaaaggaaaaatCGAAGCAGGCAGTTAGTGCAGTAGGACGTTGCTTTCATTTGTTGAGGTGGGAGGTTTGCTCGCAGCCTCCTGGCTGCACCTTGGTGaacttttttcatttgtttgtttgtttgtttgttaaaaataatcaaacccTGGCTTTCCCCATTGTCCAGAACTGCAATTGAACGCGCTGGGTTGGAATGAGCACTTTGGGGTGCCTTGTCCCCCATACCCACAGGTTCTGGTGCTTTCCTTGAGCCATCTTAGCTTCTGAGCGCTGAGACCCTTCCTAGTGTTGCACAGAGACAGCCACCCTCAGATAACTGAAATCTCAGCCCAGCAATCCCTGCGGAATAAAGCTTCCCAGCTTTCAGATAATTCTTCTCGTGAAGCCCCCATTAATCTTTTCTATTAAACTGCTCTTGATTCAAAGGCTGTCAGCTCTCCACACCCCTCtggagccctgccctgccgAAACTGTTCCTGGGACTGAGTTTGTCACCTTGATTTGGGGCATTTCTTACCTTTGAGGTCCCTGTGCTCTGTTTGCTGCAAGTTGGTGGCACATGTGCCTTCACCCTTGCAGTCTGCAGaatgctgctcctgcagctttATTTaagggtgggggggaagaagTTAGATGCTCTGGTTTGGTGTTATTTCTTACAAGtattcccttctctccctctgcctAACCCCCCCTGGCGACTCCTGCCTCccctggcaggagctgaggcCCAAGAGCTTAGATATCAAGCAAGAAGAGCTGGGGGACATGGTTGAGAAGGAGATGGCCTCCACCTCAGCGGCGATTGAGGATGCTGTCAGGCGAATAGAGGTGAGACAAAGCTGCAGGACGGCCCATTCTGGTGCCTTCTCCACCCTGCTCACCCTTGCAGCAACGTGGTGTCCAAcccttttcctcttgtgtttCCCAACAGGAGATGATGAGCCAGGCCAGAAACAAGAGCTCTGGTGTTAAGCTCGAAGTGAACGAGCGGTGAGTTGTGAGGGGCGGCATGCGACAGCCGCAGGCAGGTTTCTGTCCCGTGCCCATACCTGCCGCGCTGTGCTCTGCTCCAAAGCCCCACGTGCAACCCAGTGCTGCATCGTCCTGAGGCTGAGCGCGGAATTATCTTTCGAAGGGTGGACCTTCATCTTGCACATCTAAGCCAATTGTTCACAGCTGCATTGGGGGCTGCTTAGAAGTAacctgctggctggctggtctCCAAAAAAGACCCCTTTTCTAACTGAGGCCAAAGCCTGCTTCCCTGGA comes from Falco naumanni isolate bFalNau1 chromosome 1, bFalNau1.pat, whole genome shotgun sequence and encodes:
- the HIP1R gene encoding huntingtin-interacting protein 1-related protein isoform X1: MNSIKSVPARVLSRRGGHSLEAEREQFDKSQAISISKAINTQEAPVKEKHARRIILGTHHEKGAFTFWSYAIGLPLPSSAILSWKFCHVLHKVLRDGHPNVLQDCQRYRSNIRETGDLWGHLHDRYGQLVSIYTRLLLTKISFHIKHPEFPPGLEVSDEVLEKTAGADVNNIFQLTVELFDYLDCELKLSESVFRQLNTSMAVSQMSAVQCRLAPLIQVIQDCSHLYHYAVKLMFKLHSCLPADTLQGHRDRFHEQFRSLKNFFKKASDMLYFKRLIQIPRLPESPPNFLRASALAEHVKPVVVIPEEAPEDEEPENLIEISTATTTEPQITSDIFEQTFGPPNGIRDDRDAQIDSLKKEVDMLRAEMEKIKLEAQRYITQLKAQVNSLEGEVEEQRKQKQKALVDNEQLRDELERLQRAKQDSDRSQRLCAEAEKKANATEIRYTKLKEKHSELINTHAELLRKNADTAKQLTVTQQSQEEVARVKEQLAFQVEQVKREAEMKLEDQSVQMEQLRQELDARRDELDQAQRSLSHAKQAGVELSAQVEALHAEKEVLRRSVSEKECELLSARGLVEEKELQLSQEADKATREIRELQGRLLDKSNQEQSLQQKLLDQQFGILQEAVREAEDILRDAVAKLDDPLHVRCTSSPDYLLSRAQAALESTDALENGHAQYVASMAADAAGLVGALALFAHLTADTIVNGSATSHLAPTDHADRLTETCRDCGQRSLNYLGKLKDKQTLRCAELGDVRQALRGVLQLAQELRPKSLDIKQEELGDMVEKEMASTSAAIEDAVRRIEEMMSQARNKSSGVKLEVNERILNSCTELMKAIRLLVMTSTNLQKEIVESGRGAATTQEFYAKNSRWTEGLISASKAVGWGATQLVESADRVVLHTGKYEELIVCSHEIAASTAQLVAASKVKADKSSRNLGRLQECSRNVNEMAANVVASTKSGQEQIEEKDTMDFSGMSLIKLKKEEMETQVKVLELEKRLEGERVRLGELRKQHYALAGTYDAVEDDGEAKPAPAPRRGILKKPPLAQKPSLGEPQRDAGPCPPHRANV
- the HIP1R gene encoding huntingtin-interacting protein 1-related protein isoform X2, producing MNSIKSVPARVLSRRGGHSLEAEREQFDKSQAISISKAINTQEAPVKEKHARRIILGTHHEKGAFTFWSYAIGLPLPSSAILSWKFCHVLHKVLRDGHPNVLQDCQRYRSNIRETGDLWGHLHDRYGQLVSIYTRLLLTKISFHIKHPEFPPGLEVSDEVLEKTAGADVNNIFQLTVELFDYLDCELKLSESVFRQLNTSMAVSQMSAVQCRLAPLIQVIQDCSHLYHYAVKLMFKLHSCLPADTLQGHRDRFHEQFRSLKNFFKKASDMLYFKRLIQIPRLPESPPNFLRASALAEHVKPVVVIPEEAPEDEEPENLIEISTATTTEPQITSDIFEQTFGPPNGIRDDRDAQIDSLKKEVDMLRAEMEKIKLEAQRYITQLKAQVNSLEGEVEEQRKQKQKALVDNEQLRDELERLQRAKQDSDRSQRLCAEAEKKANATEIRYTKLKEKHSELINTHAELLRKNADTAKQLTVTQQSQEEVARVKEQLAFQVEQVKREAEMKLEDQSVQMEQLRQELDARRDELDQAQRSLSHAKQAGVELSAQVEALHAEKEVLRRSVSEKECELLSARGLVEEKELQLSQEADKATREIRELQGRLLDKSNQEQSLQQKLLDQQFGILQEAVREAEDILRDAVAKLDDPLHVRCTSSPDYLLSRAQAALESTDALENGHAQYVASMADAAGLVGALALFAHLTADTIVNGSATSHLAPTDHADRLTETCRDCGQRSLNYLGKLKDKQTLRCAELGDVRQALRGVLQLAQELRPKSLDIKQEELGDMVEKEMASTSAAIEDAVRRIEEMMSQARNKSSGVKLEVNERILNSCTELMKAIRLLVMTSTNLQKEIVESGRGAATTQEFYAKNSRWTEGLISASKAVGWGATQLVESADRVVLHTGKYEELIVCSHEIAASTAQLVAASKVKADKSSRNLGRLQECSRNVNEMAANVVASTKSGQEQIEEKDTMDFSGMSLIKLKKEEMETQVKVLELEKRLEGERVRLGELRKQHYALAGTYDAVEDDGEAKPAPAPRRGILKKPPLAQKPSLGEPQRDAGPCPPHRANV
- the HIP1R gene encoding huntingtin-interacting protein 1-related protein isoform X3 — encoded protein: MAVSQMSAVQCRLAPLIQVIQDCSHLYHYAVKLMFKLHSCLPADTLQGHRDRFHEQFRSLKNFFKKASDMLYFKRLIQIPRLPESPPNFLRASALAEHVKPVVVIPEEAPEDEEPENLIEISTATTTEPQITSDIFEQTFGPPNGIRDDRDAQIDSLKKEVDMLRAEMEKIKLEAQRYITQLKAQVNSLEGEVEEQRKQKQKALVDNEQLRDELERLQRAKQDSDRSQRLCAEAEKKANATEIRYTKLKEKHSELINTHAELLRKNADTAKQLTVTQQSQEEVARVKEQLAFQVEQVKREAEMKLEDQSVQMEQLRQELDARRDELDQAQRSLSHAKQAGVELSAQVEALHAEKEVLRRSVSEKECELLSARGLVEEKELQLSQEADKATREIRELQGRLLDKSNQEQSLQQKLLDQQFGILQEAVREAEDILRDAVAKLDDPLHVRCTSSPDYLLSRAQAALESTDALENGHAQYVASMAADAAGLVGALALFAHLTADTIVNGSATSHLAPTDHADRLTETCRDCGQRSLNYLGKLKDKQTLRCAELGDVRQALRGVLQLAQELRPKSLDIKQEELGDMVEKEMASTSAAIEDAVRRIEEMMSQARNKSSGVKLEVNERILNSCTELMKAIRLLVMTSTNLQKEIVESGRGAATTQEFYAKNSRWTEGLISASKAVGWGATQLVESADRVVLHTGKYEELIVCSHEIAASTAQLVAASKVKADKSSRNLGRLQECSRNVNEMAANVVASTKSGQEQIEEKDTMDFSGMSLIKLKKEEMETQVKVLELEKRLEGERVRLGELRKQHYALAGTYDAVEDDGEAKPAPAPRRGILKKPPLAQKPSLGEPQRDAGPCPPHRANV